The Isosphaera pallida ATCC 43644 genome includes a window with the following:
- a CDS encoding exosortase-associated EpsI family protein has protein sequence MTNRFGTGLATARGVRLALVVVLLLGSGAWRWIKARQVEDRVQAERLCPIRLADLPLQVGNWTGRDAQLDPIISRNSGATDQLYRRYVDERTGVELEIVILYGPAREMYAHDPQFCYPLAGYQPVGRSTVRVVAIPAGDADPVSAPSRVGIALEAGRASATPPANVLAAPFTASVYTRVGRGETQEVYCGWRLRGEFAASPGMYKTVERLGGMFKIQLARLIRPGELTGNQLPSGAADPGHPIEQFLGEFLPHLQRALDQAGSSPRPRSGSALSSSSPAGLAPPAASVSPTP, from the coding sequence ATGACCAACCGTTTTGGTACTGGCTTGGCCACGGCCCGTGGCGTGCGTCTGGCTTTGGTGGTGGTTTTGCTGCTGGGTTCGGGTGCCTGGCGGTGGATCAAAGCCCGCCAGGTCGAGGACCGAGTCCAGGCCGAACGCCTCTGCCCGATCCGCTTGGCCGACCTGCCGCTTCAGGTGGGCAACTGGACCGGGCGGGACGCCCAGCTCGACCCCATCATTAGTCGCAACTCCGGCGCCACCGATCAGCTGTATCGCCGCTACGTGGATGAGCGCACCGGAGTCGAATTGGAAATCGTGATCCTGTACGGTCCGGCCCGCGAGATGTACGCCCACGATCCCCAGTTTTGCTACCCGCTGGCCGGCTATCAGCCGGTGGGACGTTCCACGGTGCGGGTCGTGGCCATCCCTGCTGGGGACGCGGACCCGGTGTCGGCCCCCTCCCGAGTTGGCATCGCACTGGAGGCTGGCCGCGCCTCGGCCACGCCGCCGGCCAACGTCCTGGCTGCGCCCTTCACCGCCTCGGTCTACACCCGAGTCGGCCGCGGCGAAACCCAGGAGGTGTATTGCGGGTGGCGGCTGCGTGGCGAGTTCGCCGCCTCGCCCGGCATGTACAAGACGGTCGAGCGTCTGGGCGGGATGTTCAAGATTCAGCTGGCCCGCCTGATCCGCCCCGGCGAACTGACCGGCAACCAACTGCCCTCCGGTGCCGCCGACCCCGGCCATCCCATCGAGCAGTTCCTCGGCGAGTTCCTGCCCCATCTCCAACGCGCCTTGGACCAAGCTGGCTCGTCCCCACGCCCCCGTTCTGGTTCGGCTTTGAGTTCAAGCTCCCCCGCGGGCCTGGCCCCGCCGGCGGCTTCGGTCTCCCCCACCCCGTGA
- a CDS encoding glycosyltransferase: MVIHLHSGNLDGGVEGLLTLLARQKVADRFWLTHEGPLAQRLRSLEGIHLERIAPTPRWSRPWTLGRARRDLTRRLEAVVPRSTPASASASAVASASAPLKVVAHGAWMLATLGPVLAKHPRVELILALHDVPNERHWVERRARRVRPSWIAANSRVTAEAARHLWGAGVPIALLPPPTVPLPPAALALRDDPDARAERRREWGAAPSDLILLAACRPDPIKGLGTVIEALARLEAPDPPLHAPTVRFWWAGAPHRPQEHREAQRLERLARSHGLLDRGQVRFLGPRQDIPHLLALADLLVQPNLGPEGYGLSFVEALRLGRPVLTTPLGAARDHLDDSCAFWVAPGDPAAIAAVLEQLRHNRSMLARATAQARLRGQEPRFDPHHLLSLWRDLRPRP, from the coding sequence ATGGTGATTCATCTGCATTCCGGCAACCTCGATGGCGGAGTAGAGGGTCTTTTGACCTTGCTCGCGCGTCAGAAGGTGGCGGATCGGTTCTGGTTGACCCATGAGGGGCCGCTGGCTCAACGGCTGCGGAGCCTGGAAGGGATTCACCTGGAACGGATCGCGCCGACACCGCGTTGGTCGCGGCCTTGGACTCTAGGTCGGGCGCGGCGCGACTTAACGCGGCGTCTGGAGGCCGTCGTGCCCAGGTCCACACCGGCATCGGCATCGGCGTCGGCGGTGGCGTCGGCGTCGGCCCCCTTGAAGGTGGTGGCACATGGGGCGTGGATGTTGGCCACCCTGGGGCCGGTCTTGGCCAAGCATCCGAGGGTCGAGCTGATTTTGGCGCTGCACGACGTGCCCAACGAGCGTCACTGGGTCGAGCGCCGGGCGCGGCGGGTCCGTCCGAGTTGGATCGCGGCCAACTCGCGGGTCACCGCCGAGGCGGCCCGGCATCTTTGGGGGGCGGGGGTGCCGATCGCGCTCTTGCCGCCCCCCACCGTTCCCCTGCCGCCGGCGGCCCTGGCGCTCCGCGACGACCCCGACGCCCGCGCGGAGAGACGCCGCGAGTGGGGGGCCGCCCCCTCCGACCTGATCCTTTTGGCCGCGTGCCGGCCTGACCCCATCAAAGGGTTGGGCACGGTGATCGAGGCGCTGGCCCGCCTAGAGGCTCCCGACCCCCCCTTGCACGCTCCGACGGTACGGTTCTGGTGGGCCGGTGCCCCCCACCGTCCCCAGGAGCACCGCGAGGCCCAACGCCTCGAACGCCTGGCCCGCTCCCACGGCCTGCTGGACCGCGGGCAGGTCCGCTTCTTGGGACCCCGTCAGGACATCCCTCACCTCCTGGCCCTCGCCGATCTGCTGGTCCAACCCAACCTCGGACCCGAAGGATATGGCTTGAGTTTCGTCGAAGCCTTGCGGTTGGGACGCCCGGTCCTCACCACCCCGTTAGGTGCGGCCCGGGACCACCTGGACGACTCGTGCGCCTTTTGGGTGGCTCCGGGCGATCCGGCGGCGATCGCCGCGGTGCTGGAACAGCTTCGCCACAACCGCTCGATGCTGGCCCGCGCCACCGCCCAGGCCCGCCTGCGGGGTCAAGAACCGCGGTTCGATCCCCACCACCTCTTGAGCCTCTGGCGCGACCTCCGCCCCCGCCCCTAA
- a CDS encoding nucleotide sugar dehydrogenase, giving the protein MGGGWDQAGWAERVAQEWASRVEARQTRVAVLGLGYVGLPLVELFARAGFPVLGFDVDAHKVALLNQGRSYIGHVGSDRIRALRQTGRFEATTEPARLAEADALLICVPTPLGEHREPDLTAVVATGRTIAAALRPGMLVVLESTTYPGTTREVLRPVLETSGLRAGVEFFLAYSPEREDPGNPKHSAGLIPKVVGGFDDHSARAAQALYAAVVPQVVPVSSCEVAEACKLLENTYRAVNIALVNELKVLLTAMGLDVWEVIDAAKTKPFGFQAFYPGPGLGGHCIPIDPFYLSWISRRYERTTRFIELAGEINTAMPDYVLERLGSALNDRGKPFKGSRVLVLGAAYKKDVDDPRESPSFVLMEKLRARGALVSYNDPHIPTLPPMRKHSIQLESVELTAERLSQADAVLICTDHSAYDWAFIAQHAPLLIDTRGATRHLPAELRARVVSA; this is encoded by the coding sequence ATGGGTGGGGGATGGGATCAGGCAGGTTGGGCGGAACGGGTGGCCCAGGAGTGGGCCAGCCGCGTGGAGGCTCGCCAGACGCGGGTTGCGGTGTTGGGGTTGGGGTATGTCGGGCTGCCGTTGGTGGAGTTATTCGCGCGGGCGGGCTTTCCGGTGTTGGGGTTCGACGTGGATGCCCACAAGGTCGCACTGCTGAACCAGGGTCGTAGCTACATTGGCCATGTGGGATCGGACCGGATTCGGGCGTTGCGCCAGACCGGACGTTTTGAGGCGACCACCGAGCCAGCGCGGCTGGCGGAGGCTGACGCCTTGTTGATCTGCGTGCCGACTCCGCTGGGCGAGCACCGCGAGCCGGACCTGACCGCGGTGGTGGCCACCGGGCGGACCATTGCCGCGGCCCTTCGCCCGGGGATGCTGGTGGTGTTGGAGAGTACGACCTATCCGGGAACCACGCGCGAGGTGCTGCGGCCGGTGCTGGAGACCTCGGGGTTGCGGGCTGGGGTGGAGTTCTTCTTGGCCTACTCGCCGGAGCGGGAGGATCCCGGCAACCCCAAGCACTCCGCCGGCTTGATTCCCAAGGTGGTTGGCGGGTTCGACGACCACTCCGCCCGCGCCGCCCAGGCGCTTTACGCTGCGGTGGTTCCCCAAGTGGTGCCGGTCTCCTCGTGCGAGGTGGCCGAGGCGTGCAAACTCCTGGAAAACACCTATCGGGCCGTCAACATCGCGCTGGTGAATGAACTGAAGGTGTTGTTAACAGCGATGGGGCTGGACGTGTGGGAGGTCATCGACGCGGCCAAAACCAAACCCTTTGGCTTCCAGGCGTTTTATCCTGGTCCGGGTCTGGGGGGGCACTGCATTCCAATCGACCCGTTTTATCTCTCCTGGATCTCCCGGCGTTACGAGCGGACCACCCGGTTCATCGAGTTGGCCGGTGAAATCAACACCGCGATGCCCGATTATGTACTGGAGCGGCTCGGCAGCGCGTTGAACGACCGCGGCAAGCCATTCAAGGGGTCGCGGGTGCTGGTGTTGGGGGCGGCTTACAAGAAGGACGTGGACGACCCGCGTGAGTCGCCTTCGTTCGTGCTGATGGAGAAGCTGCGGGCCCGGGGGGCGTTGGTCTCCTACAACGATCCCCACATTCCCACGTTGCCGCCGATGCGCAAGCATTCGATCCAGCTGGAGAGCGTCGAACTGACCGCCGAGCGGCTGAGCCAAGCCGACGCCGTCTTGATCTGTACCGACCACTCGGCCTATGACTGGGCCTTCATCGCCCAGCACGCGCCGCTGCTGATCGACACGCGGGGCGCGACCCGCCATCTTCCCGCCGAGCTGCGGGCGCGGGTCGTGAGTGCCTAG
- a CDS encoding 3'(2'),5'-bisphosphate nucleotidase: MERKHNEGLGIARVALSAVRAGSRACRLAGQRLESSGGAVAKQDDTPVTVADYACQAVVSAILEADTPTLPLVAEEGADELRGRAARGDDRLLRVVVETVRAALAGLAQRPDGTARWDPQAIDAQRVLDWIDRGAGEPPAVGQFWTLDPIDGTKGFLRGGQYAVALALIERRAAPALSAPLVGVLGCPRLNRVRFTEAADAEGCLFWAVRNQGAWCGPLAPWDPARSFDDLDGFEAIQVSQRATPSQWVVCESFETGHTNQTHTQRWRTARGIAAAALRLDSQAKYGLVARGEADVYLRIPSRADYREAIWDHAAGAILVQEAGGVVHDLDHQPLDFGQGRVLSRNRGVVARSAVSDLKGMPDAGDPSEATEATEAATP, encoded by the coding sequence GTGGAGCGGAAGCACAACGAGGGGTTGGGGATCGCGCGGGTGGCCCTCAGCGCGGTGCGGGCGGGGTCGCGGGCGTGCCGTCTGGCCGGCCAGCGTCTCGAGTCCTCTGGTGGCGCGGTGGCCAAGCAGGACGACACGCCCGTGACGGTGGCCGACTACGCCTGCCAGGCGGTCGTCTCGGCGATTCTCGAGGCGGACACGCCCACACTTCCCCTGGTGGCCGAGGAGGGGGCCGATGAGCTCCGCGGGCGGGCGGCGCGGGGGGACGACCGGTTGCTGCGTGTGGTGGTGGAGACGGTTCGCGCGGCTCTGGCCGGTCTGGCCCAGCGACCGGACGGGACCGCTCGATGGGACCCCCAGGCGATCGACGCCCAGCGGGTTCTGGATTGGATCGATCGGGGGGCCGGCGAGCCGCCCGCGGTCGGACAGTTCTGGACCCTCGACCCGATCGACGGCACCAAAGGGTTCTTAAGGGGCGGTCAGTACGCCGTGGCCTTGGCGCTGATCGAACGGCGGGCTGCGCCCGCCCTCAGCGCGCCGTTGGTTGGCGTGTTGGGCTGTCCCCGCCTCAACCGCGTCCGGTTCACCGAGGCGGCCGACGCGGAGGGCTGCCTGTTTTGGGCCGTCCGCAACCAAGGCGCTTGGTGCGGCCCACTGGCACCGTGGGACCCAGCGCGGTCGTTCGACGACCTGGACGGCTTCGAGGCGATCCAGGTCTCGCAACGCGCGACGCCCTCGCAGTGGGTGGTGTGCGAGTCGTTCGAGACCGGCCACACCAACCAAACCCACACCCAACGCTGGCGAACCGCCCGCGGGATCGCCGCCGCTGCGCTGCGGCTGGATTCGCAAGCTAAGTACGGCTTGGTGGCGCGGGGCGAAGCCGATGTCTACCTGCGCATCCCTTCGCGTGCCGACTACCGGGAAGCGATCTGGGATCACGCCGCTGGGGCGATCCTAGTTCAGGAGGCCGGCGGAGTGGTCCACGACCTGGACCACCAGCCGTTGGATTTTGGCCAGGGCCGCGTCCTGAGCCGCAACCGCGGGGTCGTGGCCCGCTCCGCCGTCAGCGACCTGAAAGGGATGCCCGACGCCGGGGACCCCAGCGAGGCCACCGAGGCCACCGAGGCCGCCACGCCGTGA
- a CDS encoding glycosyltransferase → MIWHLGKYYPPAPGGIETHVRTLAQAQAALGEEVGVVCVRHDGGATNREEWDGPVRVVRLGRWTQIAKLDVCPQVVSTLRRLTAAARILHLQTPNPLMVLALRMVQPRCPWVITHQSDVLVQKLRARLLEPFDAWVYDRALRVLATSPPYVNGSPKLRRARAAGQLGILPNGIDLEPLIHPSAADLDHAHALRQRWADRGPIWLGCGRFIYYKGFLNAVRALAQTPGTLILVGDGPDRPAIEAEARRLGVRDRLVLPGAMDYRAITPYYLACDAFWFPSIARTEAFGIAQVEALAAGKPVINTAIPDSGVAWVSPHEQTGLTVPPHDPAALAAAARRLLEEPGLAQRLGQAARQRALSEFDHRVMARRALEFYHPSAPSQAPTGPAPQPPLPTPRHDPPDATPPGNASAS, encoded by the coding sequence GTGATCTGGCATTTGGGCAAATACTATCCCCCGGCGCCCGGCGGCATTGAGACCCACGTTCGCACCTTGGCCCAGGCCCAGGCGGCTCTGGGGGAGGAGGTGGGGGTGGTCTGCGTGCGTCACGACGGCGGCGCGACCAACCGGGAGGAATGGGATGGACCGGTTCGAGTGGTGCGTTTGGGCCGTTGGACCCAGATTGCCAAGCTCGACGTGTGCCCCCAGGTGGTCTCGACTCTGCGACGCCTCACGGCAGCGGCGCGCATCCTGCACCTTCAAACCCCCAACCCCCTGATGGTCCTGGCGCTTCGGATGGTCCAACCCCGATGCCCCTGGGTGATCACGCATCAAAGCGACGTGCTCGTACAGAAGCTGCGGGCGCGGTTGCTGGAGCCATTCGACGCATGGGTTTACGACCGGGCCTTGCGGGTGCTGGCCACCTCGCCGCCTTATGTCAACGGATCGCCCAAGCTGCGGCGTGCCCGCGCGGCGGGGCAGCTGGGGATTTTGCCCAACGGGATCGACCTCGAGCCTCTGATCCACCCCTCGGCGGCGGACCTCGACCACGCCCACGCCCTCCGCCAGCGTTGGGCCGACCGGGGACCAATCTGGCTGGGCTGCGGACGGTTCATCTACTACAAAGGGTTTCTCAACGCAGTCCGCGCCTTGGCGCAAACCCCGGGCACCCTGATCTTGGTGGGGGATGGTCCCGACCGACCGGCCATCGAGGCGGAGGCCCGCCGTCTGGGGGTGCGCGACCGTTTGGTGTTGCCCGGCGCAATGGATTATCGCGCCATTACCCCTTACTATTTAGCATGCGACGCCTTTTGGTTCCCCTCGATCGCGCGGACCGAGGCCTTCGGGATCGCTCAGGTCGAGGCGCTGGCTGCCGGCAAGCCGGTGATCAACACGGCGATCCCCGATTCCGGGGTCGCCTGGGTGAGTCCCCATGAGCAAACGGGTCTCACCGTCCCCCCCCACGACCCAGCCGCCTTGGCCGCTGCGGCCCGTCGTCTGCTGGAGGAACCCGGTTTGGCACAACGCCTCGGCCAGGCCGCCCGCCAACGCGCTTTGAGCGAGTTCGATCACCGCGTCATGGCCCGGCGCGCTTTGGAGTTCTACCACCCATCCGCGCCCTCCCAAGCCCCAACCGGCCCCGCCCCCCAACCCCCGTTGCCCACACCCCGGCACGACCCACCAGACGCGACCCCACCAGGGAACGCCTCCGCCTCCTGA